The Prevotella melaninogenica genome window below encodes:
- a CDS encoding glutamine synthetase III family protein produces the protein MANLRFGAVEEAFKKRPLEVKTPTERPEQFYGKYVFNRARMYKYLPVDVYQKLIDVIDNGSRLDRSIADAVAQGMKKWAEEHRATHYTHWFQPLTEGTAEKHDAFVEHDGKGGMIEEFSGKLLVQQEPDASSFPNGGIRNTFEARGYSAWDPTSPVFIIEDTLCIPTIFISYTGEALDYKAPLLKSLHAVNVAATKVCQYFYQDVKQVHTNLGWEQEYFLVDEDLYFARPDLMLTGRTLMGHDSAKNQQMDDHYFGTIPERVQAFMKDLEIQALELGIPCKTRHNEVAPGQFELAPIFEECNLAVDHNMLLMSLMKKVAHKHSFRVLLHEKPFDGVNGSGKHNNWSLNTDTGILLHAAGKTLNDNLRFVVFIVETLMAVYKHNGLLKASVMSATNDHRLGANEAPPAIISSFLGKQISDLLEHIEKADKENIFSLTGKTGLQMDIPEIPELLIDNTDRNRTSPFAFTGNRFEFRAVGSEANCASAMIVLNTAVAEALERFSERVEALVAKGEDLTSAIIDIIREDIKTCKPIHFDGNGYSDSWKEEAKKRGLDCESSCPKCFDRYLDEDSIKMFESMNVMKRNELEARNEVKWETYTKKIQIEARVMGDLAMNHIIPVATHYQSQLAKNVQNMVNIFGDVEGKQLSERNIKIIREIAERTNIIETGVEELVNARKQANKIESQREKAIAYHDTIAPKMEAIRYQIDKLELVVSDELWTLPKYRELLFIR, from the coding sequence GTCATTGACAATGGTTCACGATTAGACCGTTCCATCGCAGATGCAGTAGCGCAAGGCATGAAGAAATGGGCAGAGGAACATAGAGCAACTCACTACACCCACTGGTTCCAACCGCTAACAGAAGGTACAGCTGAGAAACACGATGCCTTTGTCGAGCATGATGGCAAAGGAGGAATGATTGAAGAATTCTCAGGAAAACTACTCGTTCAACAGGAACCTGACGCCAGTTCTTTCCCTAATGGAGGAATCCGCAATACCTTTGAAGCACGTGGCTATTCAGCCTGGGACCCAACCAGTCCTGTATTCATCATCGAAGACACACTTTGTATTCCTACAATATTTATATCTTATACTGGAGAAGCACTCGACTACAAAGCACCATTATTAAAATCACTCCATGCTGTTAATGTTGCAGCAACTAAGGTTTGCCAATATTTTTATCAAGACGTAAAGCAGGTTCACACTAACCTTGGATGGGAACAAGAATACTTCCTTGTAGATGAAGACTTATACTTTGCTCGCCCTGACCTTATGCTTACAGGCCGTACGCTGATGGGGCATGACTCTGCAAAGAACCAGCAAATGGACGACCATTACTTCGGTACAATCCCTGAGCGTGTACAAGCTTTCATGAAGGATCTTGAGATACAAGCACTCGAATTGGGTATTCCTTGCAAGACACGTCACAATGAGGTTGCCCCGGGTCAGTTTGAGTTGGCCCCTATCTTTGAGGAATGTAACCTTGCTGTAGACCATAACATGCTATTGATGTCACTCATGAAGAAGGTTGCACACAAGCATAGTTTCCGCGTTCTTCTACATGAGAAGCCTTTCGATGGAGTCAATGGTTCTGGTAAGCATAACAACTGGAGCCTAAACACTGACACTGGTATTCTCCTCCATGCAGCAGGTAAGACACTTAACGATAACCTTCGTTTTGTAGTCTTCATCGTAGAAACCTTGATGGCTGTCTATAAGCACAATGGTCTTCTGAAAGCATCAGTAATGAGTGCAACCAACGATCATCGTCTTGGAGCTAACGAAGCACCACCTGCTATTATCTCCTCATTCCTCGGAAAACAGATTAGTGATCTCCTTGAGCATATAGAAAAGGCTGACAAGGAAAACATCTTTAGCCTTACTGGAAAGACTGGTTTACAGATGGACATTCCAGAGATTCCAGAGTTACTTATCGATAACACCGACCGTAACCGCACATCTCCTTTTGCCTTTACAGGTAACCGCTTTGAGTTCCGTGCAGTAGGTTCTGAGGCTAACTGTGCATCTGCAATGATTGTACTGAACACTGCTGTAGCAGAAGCTTTAGAACGTTTCAGTGAGCGCGTTGAAGCTCTGGTTGCGAAAGGAGAAGACCTGACATCAGCAATCATCGATATCATTCGTGAAGATATCAAGACCTGTAAGCCTATTCACTTCGATGGAAATGGATATTCTGATAGCTGGAAGGAAGAAGCCAAGAAGCGTGGACTCGATTGCGAATCAAGTTGTCCTAAGTGCTTCGACCGCTACCTTGACGAAGATTCTATCAAGATGTTCGAGTCAATGAACGTGATGAAGCGTAATGAGTTGGAGGCACGTAACGAGGTAAAATGGGAGACATACACCAAGAAGATACAAATTGAAGCACGTGTAATGGGCGATTTGGCGATGAACCATATCATCCCTGTGGCAACACATTACCAGAGTCAACTGGCGAAGAATGTGCAGAATATGGTCAATATCTTCGGAGATGTAGAGGGAAAACAGCTCAGTGAGCGTAATATAAAGATTATACGTGAGATTGCTGAACGCACTAATATCATCGAGACGGGTGTTGAAGAACTTGTCAATGCACGTAAACAAGCCAACAAAATAGAAAGTCAACGCGAAAAAGCAATCGCTTATCATGACACTATCGCACCAAAGATGGAAGCCATCCGATATCAAATTGATAAATTAGAGTTAGTGGTCAGCGATGAACTTTGGACACTTCCTAAGTATCGCGAACTGCTCTTTATTAGATAA